Part of the Diprion similis isolate iyDipSimi1 chromosome 4, iyDipSimi1.1, whole genome shotgun sequence genome is shown below.
GGCCTTAACAAATCTCTTCGATATTAAAATtacttgaagaatatttttctttcaatactcGAATTATTCTTGTTGTGtaatggaaatttttgaaattgcatTTTCGAAAGTTGGTTTGAATAGCCAATTTTTTCCGCAATATAAAGATACACAGCGTCGTAATTTAGGTGCTGCATCATTTGATCGATATTATGTGCAGATAAATTGTCTCATTCAATACTAGGAtttagtaacttattttcacCTAGCACAATGAACAACATTGATTGGTCTAGGTACGTACGCGTTTATCCCCTAaaacatatattttcataCGTATTTACGTACGTATATCAATGTACTGTGATTATTAGTCAAACATTTCTTTTAAAGACTATATATTTCGTCAATTATGTAAGGAGATGGTTATCAATTAAATACTactattattacatatatttatacactcagatatcgttaattttattactacCATCATCATCGGCATTATCGTTATCactattatcatcatcatcattattattattaatattattattatcgttattattatattattattaagtttTATCATTATTCTCGACTGGCTTTTATGAATGGCCAGTATAtgagacgaagaaaaagagtttcactattttatttactacgagctatgaaaaaataaacaagtatttaacttattactatatttgttgtttcttattttcatagTGTTAAGGTACACTGTCATCTTTCACTTCcctgctttctttttttttttatattcttacaATTCTTACCTTCATTTTGTTCTATCtgaatacatattttattcagctacttgctcatttttttcacctcttcgAGGTGCAATTCCCGAACAAACGTCGTAAATATATTGCTTTCTATTTGTCTATTTTCTGTTGtttatcgataaaatttaCGATAACATATACGTAGATTTACGAAAGTTTCGTTGTTGCGTTGTTCACGATTGCGAGACGATGACAAAAAGTGGATCGAACGTAAGATAcgaaaattgatggaaaataaaaatcgttttacAAATCGGCCACGAAGCCTTCAACTATGATACCAGGCGCTATTTCCGTTGTAATACTCTCGCTGGCGTCCAGAACGTTCTCTCTTTCATCTCTGCCCCAGCCTCCCTCTCGTCCGTACTTTTCGGACATCCGAACCATCTCGTTAGGACTCCATTCTGGAGATTCGCGTCTGGTGTGACCAGAGCTTACCCCGCTACTCCTGTAGACGACGTTACCGTCACCGTACGAGTCGTCGCGAGTCGAAGAATTATGCCCCATGTACGGAGGCGGCGTTGGCGTATGATTGTCGTATATTTGAGTACGTTTCATCGATGCTCTATGATGTTGCGTCTTCCTTAACATCCCCTGTTCATTTAAGAATACAATTAATTACGCAGATTCGCGTACGATACGACGTGTTACTGATTTCATCCATTAACTATAGAATCCGATAAAAAGCCGGggaatttttaattcgaaTCTAGTGCCTCccacaaaattaatttgaagcTATGGTTTTGTTGAACTCGCAAAACCCCAGGGTCTGAAGTGTATAACGTAGATCGGTTTACCTGAAAATTGAACGGTGGTTCGTCGTCTGTGtagttattgttattttttcgcgCCATCATTTGCATTTCGTGGATTGGGTTTACTCTGTAATAGATGTGTTGGAATTATTTTCCACTTCTGatttcaaatatcgaatttccgtttcgattctgacgtaatttctcGTCACTTACCGATTGCTGCTCACTGAATTTCTGTTCATTCTGTCCTCGAACTCCCACTCGTTATTGTAGCCACTATTCAAGTTTCCTGATCTCATCTCAGAGccgtaattattattcaaaggtTTCTGATTTTGGGGTATTGGGGGAGGAGGTACTTTTTTCCTAGAACGGATTGACCCTGTGCCGTCATTTCCACCGCTGTACCCGTGATTCTATGTGCATAAAAACAAACATGAACGCCGTCGCTTTTTAagcttattttttcacaagtctAAGTAGTAAAAGTAACATCAAAATGAAAACTCACTGAATCTGCATTATTTACTGCAACCCTTAAAGGGTTAGGAGCGTTGCTGGGCCCTGGATAGCCCCGGGTTGGTTTTGCTGGTTGAACCTCTGCCGGGGGACACTTCACGGGGATATTCGGATCTCTGGAAAACGGAGTGTTGATCAAACTTTGACCCCCGGTCATTGGCGCGGGAACCACTCGGTGCGGTGAGTTGGTCGTTTGAACTTCGACGTCTGTAATTAAAGATATCGGTAACATTTGTCCGAGCGGAATGGTGCTGCCAATGCAGCTGCTGTTCTTGATCACTTGAAAGtggatgatgacgatgattttcTCGCATTTTCCTGGCTACGCTATAATAATACGTCGCTATATGAAAAACGTAATCAAATCGGGACGTGCTAACGCGGATCGTACATGTGCGGCGAATGAATGGCAGATGATAATTGTGCTTCGTTGAATGGTGAAATTGATATAAGCACCTCTAGTGTGGACGATGTTAGTTCCCCAGGGTACAGTTTGTCGTCGTAAAGGAGCGTCCCACGGCTCGGGTTCGTCCTCAGATGCGAGCGTCGACATGGATCTGTAGAACGCATGTTTAGCTGGGTGAAAAAATCTCCCAAAACTTACCTTTtctcaaaatacaaaataaaaaatgacttaGAGAGAAAGATTTCATCTTGCGGAAGAGTTGAGATATCTCTAGATAGGTCTCGGCTCTGTGATATCCGGTAATATCTCTTACCCTCGAGGCCTGTTTATCCGAGACGATTTCGTTGGATCGCTCATGTAGCTACTATCGAAGTAGGGAAGCTCTTGGTTCATGTCGAAGGGTAGCTTGTTCACGGTAAGACGCCGCTCGCCAAGGTACAGCGATGCTTTGACTCCGGGGTTAATCCTTTCTAGGGGTACGCGTTCACTCGTTGTCTGAAGTTTGGCTATCATCGATTGATTGAACAGGTGGACCTAGCATAAGTAGGGCAGAATTTCATCTCCAACCTCTTCGCCGTCCTTTCTCTCCTCAATTGTaatcaaagtaaaaaagtGACATTACTTGCTGTGAAAAATGCACGAGGTCTTGATACCGGGCTGCACGGTAGTGTAGGAGGACTTGGAACATGCTCTTCGACCTCCACTTGCTGCTGTAGAACATCACAAAGTTCTTCGTCTCCTGATCCCACTGATCTGACTTCAGGTCCCCCTTCGGAAGGGAGTGCTTCCTCACTGAGTGACCCCTGTACGCTGTTCGAAACATTGCAGGGTACGATGAAATAATTGTTAGACTCAGTAAGAGAACTTGTCCTCCATTTTTCATGGAAACTCAGAATTTACCTTTTTGTATCATCACAGCTGCATCCTCCTGCGACATCTCCCTGTTCTCCTTCGCTGTTATCGAGGCTTGCTTCACTGAAACAATTTCCGTTAATTCTCTCTTGTCTTTCATAGAAATGTGAAGAGTTTAACATCACGCATATGACTTACCAACAGTTCTTTTAACGCTGACAATTTTCGAGGCCATGCTCTTACGCGCGAGGAAAGCCCTCATCATGCACTGCACCTTGATGATCTTTTTCACCTGAGTCTCGTATAATCTCGACAAATACTCCTCGTTATAGTATTTGAGGAAAACTTTCGTCTTTCCGATCACCCATCCCTCCATTTTCAGTCGCACCAAAAGCAGTCTACAATTGTCCTTTGTCAAGTCAACGTTCTCGTCGAAGTCAAAGGCGAGGAACTTGTACCTGGTAATTAAAAAGAGATCAGTGTTGCCTGGAAACAACCGTGTTTACTTGATGTCGTACCTCCTGAGGAACTCTTGGAAGGGTATTCTGTGCGGGTAACCGCGCTGCCTCGCTTTTGCGGTGTCGAGGACAGCCAGGGCTCGTATCTGTTGTTTAACAACTTCCCTGTAAAATCCCCGCGGTACCCCTTCGAGGTCCGAGCGAAGACACCTTACGAAATGAGTACCGCCACTTCCCCCACCGACGGACAAAGTTTTCAATATCTCGAGACTCGCGGACCGGAAGGTGGCAGAGCAAGTGCGCATCTTTCGGGTTTGAGAAAACTGTCCTCTCGATGCGGTGTTGAATTTCTACGATAGTAaaggaaaatatttgcataGTGCCAACTTGGCAGTACTTCATCCTAATCTATGGACAAATATGCCATTACAGAAAGCAAAGTACCCTTGTCTTGGTATTTTCCTGCAGTAAAATTGCGCCCCATTTTCCCTTTGTCGTTTTTTCCGCTGGCTTAGGCTGCTGGACAACGATTGTCAGGTTACCGGAGCGTGTCAACTGGTTAGTGAACATCTGAACGATCGCTTCCACACTCGAGAGCCTCATAGTTTCGATCATCTCGGGGGGTACAAAGTCCCGGTTCTTCTCCGATATCTCGTGAGCGTCGTAGACGAGCTTTCCCGTGTAGTGAGCGATGCTGAACTCGTGGTTGCTTAGAGCCTTAACGTGTACTCCTTGCGCCGACGTTTTCAGGGTCTCACAAATGTACCGAGCGTCCTGAAGCTGTCGCGAAGCGTCCTCTATTATGTGAAATAGTCCACTGGTCTTACCCATTAACTGTTCAACCGCCTCGCGGTTATCGTAGAAATGAAGTTGCTGTACGgggatttcttcttcttgttgcTCTTGCTGAAAGTCACGGATAGAGGGTTCCATCGTTTTGACATAATGGTAAATGATTCAAAAAAGGACAACTGAGTGCTTACCATTTCCCACACGAATACTCTCTGGTTATAATGACACTGCAGCTGCTCGTTCATTGTGTTTACGAAAAGTTGCTCGATTCTGTTGGCCGCAAAGCATTCGAATCCAAATAGGTCTAGGACATTGATACAGTACTTGTCGCCACTGAAAACAACAGTCTTTAGGTTGAAATTGTGCCTTTATGAATATATTGAAAGTATCGGTCCTACAAACCAGTTGgagtgtatttttttatttgtaattcgTTATACGGACGATTCAtggaaaatagaatatttttttgattccatattgtttttcgatattttaatcGTGAATTTCTGTCGTCCTTTTCTAAAATTACTAATCTTCTACTTCGTAATTCCGTTGAATTGTAGTTTAGTATTTTCtaataaaaagttactcacaACAAAGTCCGGGTTACTGAGAGCTTGTAGTTAATGTTATTGACGGTCCAGTCAACTAATCTTTGATAAATCGTATTCGCAAGCACATCCCTGGCTTCCTTGGCTTCCTCAACAGTATGCCTTCTTCGTACTGCTGACCCCTTTTTGATGAGGCAATAGTTAGTCAGTGACcaggagaattttttcaaatccaccCCCAGCAACTGAGCAGcttgaatgtgaaaaaagtggATTCAGAAAGTGGTTTGAACATAAAAATCAGGACTTGGAGTAGTCAACAATGCTATACCTTTGCTTGTTACGTCGCTGTTCTCGATTTCGGCATCGGAGTTGTTCCCCTCGACAAACTTGACCTCTCCAAGGATTAAAATCGCCGCCAGTGTTTTCCAAATCGTTTCTGATTCTGCAtccatttccaaaatttttaacgcCTCTCTAAAATCTTCAAACTTCCTGGAATTTCCGTGAGGGTCGTTTCTGACTTTGAACGATCTCTTTTTGTTGCCGCTAGTCTTGTCAGCGATTCTCAAATATCTGTATCTTCGCCCAGGGCTTAATGAATACTGTCGCAATTGACCCGCAGTGTCGAGACCGTCGTAGAAGtagtaaaaaatgtggaagTTCGATTGATTTctgaagcaaaaaaagaaaagaatttttaacgaatgaATCGACTGTAATCAATCAACTGGGTAGGTACGATCCATTTTCTCAACTCACCTGTCGCGCGTTGAGACGCGCCATTTCTCTAATTGGTAAAGCATAAAAATGGCGCCAGATGCCTTTCCGGTGGTACCGAAGGTGGTTTGGATTTGGAGAACGCACCTGGTTGAATTTGGGTTTAATGGTGTCGCGGCGTTGCTCATGGCGTGGATTACTTCGATAGCCTTGAAGACCCTGACTCCCGCGTCTTGCATACCCTTTCGTGAAACAGTAAAGAATAAGCAAAATCTTCtcgaaaagaataaattttccagCAGCGTATGAAAACCAAACCTTTCGCTTTGCTTACCTTTCCCAAGTACATCAAATGTCTCACTACATGCATCATGTTTCGCGTTTTCCCTGAGTAACTTTCTCCTGCGAATATTATGTGCTGAGTTTCTTCGTTGTGCAGGACGTCTTGGTAGGCGCTATCTCCTACCGCGTATATATGAGGCGCATTGTCCGATCTGGATTTGCATTGATACTTTGTGTGGAACTGggagtaaaattgaaaaaattgaaactttgtGTTAAAAGTTGTACTAGGAATCCAGTTTACCAGAACTGGCACTTACGTGAGCTCCGTAGATATCTTGTTCCTCATTTGGGTTCAAAATTAGCAAGACATCGCCGACGAAGGACTGAAAGTATCCTAGCTTCAGTCTTTCCTGTAACTCATCGAGGATCGTATCCTCTGAAAGGTGTTCCAGGGCTGCCAAATCTTCAACCAACATTTTCTCAAGAGGTCCCGTCTGATGAGTCTGCAAGTACGGTCACGTAGAGAAGTAAGGTTCAGCAATTTTTAGTCAAATTACAATCTGATTGGGAAAGCGATACCTTGAGGTGTCCCGTGCGAACGATTACTTCCGGTCTTCTGTCAAGTCGTCCCTTTCCGCTGAAGTCCATGGCTAAGGCTTTCAAGTCCTGGGCGAGCTGAAGATGAGGGTTTTATCAACGTTGGCATAAATTTGCTGGCCATTATTCCGAATTTGTTATATAGTGTTATTGTTATATAGCGTTATGACAGTTTACCGGATAGTCATTCTCCGGTAGTTCTGATAAGAAAGGGTGCTCCATTATCTCTGCCATAAATGGTCTATTGTCTGGATTCTTCTCTAGGCACCTATCCAAAAACCGAATATCAAACTCAGGACACAAATTGATCTGACAATAGGtcgaattcaaaatcaaaattgggTTACACTACGAAAATTCTTGTGTGCAATCGTGTCACTTACTCCGCaataaaatcgttgaaattctgTGTCCAGTTAGCCGGTCTGTAAAGATTGGGTGGTGGGTTTCTGATGATTTGGAAGAGTGCTCTACTCGGATGCATGTCCTGAAACGGTGGTTTGCCATCGGCTAATTCAATGGCGGTTATTCCTATAGCCCAGACGTCTGCTCTGCTTCCGTACCCCGTTTCCGGTGTGTCTTTGCTGGTGACCACTTCCGGTGCCATCCAGCAGGGTGATCCTATACAGGTCTTCCTCTTACCCAATTCTCCCTTTATCATACGAGACAATCCAAAGTCCACCAGTTTAACCTCCCCATTTTTTGTGAGGAGTATGTTATTTCCGCGGACGTCACGATGCAGTATATTGTTCTCGTGAAGATGCAGCAATGCCtgggtgaaaatgaaattaaagacAAAACGCGGTCATTGATATTTATCAGTTCTTGGAGCATATCTTTCCAGCAATTCAGAATCTGTAAATGGATCCGCAACGATACGTTGTAAAAAGGGGACAACAATCGCGTCAGCTTTTTCCGTATCTATGCATTGTACGTAGCGATGCGTTAGGTCGCTGGGCCATCCGCAGCGTCTGTTTGAATAAAAGGGTAAAAGAAGTGGTTGAATTTACTGCTAATTGAACGATCTAAAGTTTGCGGTCGCTTAACGATTAACAAGCAAACGAGTGTTACGGGCTCGGAGTCCTGGCATGCGCATGAAATCATTAATTCCTGGCTCATCAGGTTGACTGCTTCCCCTTGCCGAGGCGGGAGAGCcaacgaagaagaaagagcACAATAGAGACGGAGCGAGAGACGATAGGAGGGACAGAGGGAGAGGGTTGGGGTGGTTACTGCAGTTCTCCTCGCACTGTAGCTCCAGAGCGGGAATTTATTTTCCGTGTAATTTGCTGGCATTAAACGTCAGCGTGGTCTGATTTACCGCAAGAGTGACCGTAGAGACGAATTGCTACCGGCCCAGAGAAACACGTACTCCGTCGGGCCCCGCCGGACCTCCGAAGGGCATGAGACCCAATAAACCGTCTATCACTCAATGAAAACTCCACCACCAAAACGGCCAAGATCTGCTCAAGTTGGAAGACTTTTGCTCAGCTTAAACTGTTGCCTCACCTATTCTCACACCTCTTGTGGTACCCATCCCGAATCCTGAAGAAGGAAGAGGATGCAGATTTGGCATTAGTATTTGGTCAAAAGCAAACGCTGGTGCGAGAGCGAAGAAGCATGAAATAATTGAAGTATTAGTCTTGCGATGTGAGTACTGAGCGAACGGAACAAGATCGGATTAATTCACTTGAAGGTCACTCCTTTGACAGACAGCCCTGAATTCGATGTGTCAATTCACAGTTCGTTGCTGTGTCAGAGTTCCTTTTGTCTATATGCTTGTCATGTGGAGTATTTACAGCTTCCGCATATCATTCGCGCGTAATGGTCGATCTCTTGAATGTGAGGAAAGATACGTTTCGTTTTGTTACACGTGCTACGCgaggattttttatttagctTTATTACCAATCTAATTTGACTTTTTGTTTGGTTatatctttcttttctctctgatttttttttaactctgtCGACGAAGCGTGTTCCACGAATCGTGGACAGGTTAGCTGCGGCTTGGCACATGTATATTATGAATGGATAATTATATCGTAATGGGCATATTACAGCTGGTAATTATATCTCACCGGTGCGGCATTATAATTGCGGACGAAGTGTTCGCCGCTCAAGAAACCGCCGAATAATGCATCACGAACCAAAAACCGACGGCGCCAATTTTAGGAGGAAGCGGTCAGCGCTTTGCACACCATTCCTGATCCGCATTGTCTGATGTCtcactatatgtataagtatatccTCGCAGAGTGTGTAAATCAGCAGAAGAACagagagcgagaaaaaaagagcTGAGAGAAAAATACGAAAGTGATGCACCCTGTAATTTTATCCTGCAGCGAATGAAATCAATGCCGCGTGAACAGGAATGTTTGGGAATTTTAAATTCgctgaaaaacaagaagacaAGATACGAGAATAATAATTCCTCACCTTAACGACTTCTTTCAGTATATAACCGATGTGTTCCTCCTTAAGTTTTTTATCCGAGGCTGCCAACCCTCTGACCAAGTCCATCACAGATCCACCCTCGCAGAACTGTAATCATTTCAATTCTCAATAGTATAAAGGACGAGTTCTTTATCCTTcatcgctcattttctcacaGTGTTTTGAAACTTAATGGCAAAGAAACAACGACACACTTTAATAATACCGACAGTGAGAATAATACAGAAATCCCAGAGTAATCGAGGAAGTAATCTAGATTCGCTGCAGTTGATTGCGCGCTTGCGCACTTGTCCAGAGTTAGCTCAAgatttgatttaaaattgaattgtgGTCGCGccttcgtcaatttttctgcaatcAAGCTTCAACTTAGTTCTGTGGTTTCCCGGCTGAATTATTTTCCCTTCTTCGCTCATCGTCAGTCTCCGGTAACACTGTACATCAGATGCGTTTTGTTCGCGTAACATTAAAGCTGCGctaaaacgatttttcctcGTGGAAGTTCCGAGCCTAGCCTAGAGGGAGTCTTGCACCAGGATACATTCCGCATCTGGGTTCGTATTTCACggtggttaattttttaacggaatcaaaaatatttccacccGACGTACGACGACGAAGAGCTACTATCGCAATTTTACCTTGGAAGAGGAGAAGTTCTGCCAGGCTCCGGAGCCCAGGCGCATCGCGCAGTTAACGACAATGTGGCAAAGATTTACAGCTAGCAATGTTTCATATCAAGCGATTTTATGGCGTACCGGCCTTGCAGCCTTTACCGGACTGACGATGAGTACGCACGGAGTGCGTTTAAGCTGATGCGAGTTTGTTACGCTCGCACGCGGTGCCTGCTCTTCGATGTTCCCAACCATCGACGTACTGCGATCGTTTAACGGCTCCGTCGTCCTCcaatgtaattaattacgaGGCCGAAAGTAACGACGTACTCGATTTAAACCACCGATTGCGAACGTTGGGAATATCTGAACTTTCAAAGGGCTGTAAATCGTCGGATAAGATGGAGGAAGTACAAAgaaacgatatatatatattctttcctCCCAATTATTTCGGTGAGATTAAAAATGTACCATTTATTCAGCATCTTTTTTACAATgttgaagaaatgaaaatgcagCAAATTGCAGCAAAGTTTACGGTGCACCCTCACTTTCTTTTACTCTAAATTGTTTTGTGGTCATTTTTACACGAAGCACGAGTTTCGTCTGATGAAAGTCAGGGCGGAATGCCTACGATTGCGTCGAGAAACGAAAGCTGTAAACCGTTGTTAATAGTGTCCATACTAATAAAGTCCTCGCGTTTGAAGTCACTCCGTAAGTTACAGAGATATGAGATTGCAGATTGCAGGTAGCCGGAGTTCTaagtgaaataatatttgactCACAGGAGGTCTCCTCGTAAATTTTCCTTGTCACACGGCAGAGTTTCGTACCTGCGTGTCCGAAGAAGTTTAATGATCGTTTAATGAGGCCGTGAATCGTAAATTACCAAGAAAGTTTCACGGTGCACGTAGGCAGGAACGTTGGTATAACACAATATACTACATACGCCGAAGATATAGTCGCGGGGCAGAATCATCTGCGGATCGGTAGTTACTTAATCCATTGAAGatcgttatcatcattattgagATCTTTCGAAAATCAAGTTATCCGAGTTCAGCACCTCGATCAAAAGAAACGCCGAAGACGAACGCTTACCTCCATCACGAACCACACTTGATCGGGTTCCGTTTTCTTACCAGACCTCCTTCGGTAGATTCCATAAAATTCTGGCAGGTTTGGATGCCCGGCAAAGTCGCGAAGCACTCTGTACTCCTCGACTATCAGAGCCTGCGTGTCCTGAGTCAGCTTCTGGACTTTGATAGCGACTTTTTTGTTTCCTGCATCAAACGAACCGCGTTAATCATTTTATACCCTCTAAGACCACCCGCTCATTGTTCGCCGCAGAAAATTCTGCCCCCTATTGTTACCTCACTTGATCTTAATATTAAAACGGACCGGCCTGTAAATCCGTCGCTTCAAAGACATCACCGCAGACTCCGGACCCGATTCGATCCTTCAGGGTGTATCGCTTCCCTGGATCCTGGATACTGTCCAGTCGTTGAAGAGTCCCTCCGCCTCCTCCCCCTGCGTCCCTGTGATCTTGGCGGCCTTCTCCCCACCCTCCACCCCTCTCATAGTCCTCCATATTGTTCCTACCGATCTTTATCAAACTATGATCAGGCGAAAATGtatctgaaaagaaaatttttgttcaacaattttttaatgtcaTATAGGTGGAAAAATTAGTCGTGTTGTAAATTATACTCGAACAATGCTCAAAAGTGCTGTTGTTACATTGTGTGGTCCGGATTCGAGCTTCAGTTCAGCCGGTAATTTTTCTCGCACTGAAAATAGTGCATCGCAGCGCAAAAGCAGAAACAAGTATTCTGCTGTGAGTATCAGTTGCGGATTTATCGACGAAAATAATTGGCTTACGGGGAAATATTGGGTGGAATGAGACACCCggtgtgtatattatacgtcCATGTATTATACCGCgtatttctttattcttaGCGGGGGTGTGTGCCTGACGTCGGAGTTGCCCAAGAAAATTACACACGCTCCAGTAGCAGGAGGAACAGCTCCAGGAACACTTGAACGACGTGACCCCGCGTCGGCAGAGTTGTCCCTCAAAGCATTATAAGCATCGCGCCGGAAGAAACACTGCGGCTCTCAAAGTGAGTGTTAATTATTTCCGATTTCACCCCGATATTACGCAGGCACTTAATGACTAATTAGTCACTAGTGGGCCGCCTGGGACGCCACCGACGAGAGTCGAAACGACAAATTCCCCCTCCGTGTCctcgtcatttttcatcccGAATCAGATCCCGTCGAGACAGCGTCGGTGCCGGTGCCATACGGATAAGAGCCTTTGTGAGGCCTCGTAAGTCATTCCCTAGATCCGTTTAGCAGCGAGTTCTCGTTACGCAAGGCGAACTAGAGCCagagagatacgagggaaaaGGAACAATAGAGGAAGGGAAACACCGGGTACAGAGGATTTCGATATGTAAAGTCGACTGAGGCGTCTGTTAATTTCCATCCCCTCACACATGCGCAACACCCTGCAAGCTCACCCGCTTccttacttacaattagttattGACCGAAATCTGTTCACCAGTTCGTGCGACTTGTCGCAGCATTTATCGCGCTTCTCGTAAAACATGCCCCA
Proteins encoded:
- the LOC124405842 gene encoding neither inactivation nor afterpotential protein C isoform X3, which codes for MEDYERGGGWGEGRQDHRDAGGGGGGTLQRLDSIQDPGKRYTLKDRIGSGVCGDVFEATDLQAGNKKVAIKVQKLTQDTQALIVEEYRVLRDFAGHPNLPEFYGIYRRRSGKKTEPDQVWFVMEFCEGGSVMDLVRGLAASDKKLKEEHIGYILKEVVKALLHLHENNILHRDVRGNNILLTKNGEVKLVDFGLSRMIKGELGKRKTCIGSPCWMAPEVVTSKDTPETGYGSRADVWAIGITAIELADGKPPFQDMHPSRALFQIIRNPPPNLYRPANWTQNFNDFIAECLEKNPDNRPFMAEIMEHPFLSELPENDYPLAQDLKALAMDFSGKGRLDRRPEVIVRTGHLKTHQTGPLEKMLVEDLAALEHLSEDTILDELQERLKLGYFQSFVGDVLLILNPNEEQDIYGAHFHTKYQCKSRSDNAPHIYAVGDSAYQDVLHNEETQHIIFAGESYSGKTRNMMHVVRHLMYLGKGMQDAGVRVFKAIEVIHAMSNAATPLNPNSTRCVLQIQTTFGTTGKASGAIFMLYQLEKWRVSTRDRNQSNFHIFYYFYDGLDTAGQLRQYSLSPGRRYRYLRIADKTSGNKKRSFKVRNDPHGNSRKFEDFREALKILEMDAESETIWKTLAAILILGEVKFVEGNNSDAEIENSDVTSKAAQLLGVDLKKFSWSLTNYCLIKKGSAVRRRHTVEEAKEARDVLANTIYQRLVDWTVNNINYKLSVTRTLFGDKYCINVLDLFGFECFAANRIEQLFVNTMNEQLQCHYNQRVFVWEMQEQQEEEIPVQQLHFYDNREAVEQLMGKTSGLFHIIEDASRQLQDARYICETLKTSAQGVHVKALSNHEFSIAHYTGKLVYDAHEISEKNRDFVPPEMIETMRLSSVEAIVQMFTNQLTRSGNLTIVVQQPKPAEKTTKGKWGAILLQENTKTRKFNTASRGQFSQTRKMRTCSATFRSASLEILKTLSVGGGSGGTHFVRCLRSDLEGVPRGFYREVVKQQIRALAVLDTAKARQRGYPHRIPFQEFLRRYKFLAFDFDENVDLTKDNCRLLLVRLKMEGWVIGKTKVFLKYYNEEYLSRLYETQVKKIIKVQCMMRAFLARKSMASKIVSVKRTVASLDNSEGEQGDVAGGCSCDDTKSVQGSLSEEALPSEGGPEVRSVGSGDEELCDVLQQQVEVEEHVPSPPTLPCSPVSRPRAFFTASPPVQSIDDSQTSDNE